The genome window CTCCAGTCGGTGGGAACAATTCTAATAGTCAAGACTCAAGGTTTATTGCTCTCCACTCAGTTTTATTGCTACCATTCTGATAGTTTGTTGGCCGCATGGTGGTTTAGTCAAGACTCAAGGTTAGTTAGGTCATTTGGTATCAATTTAATTGCTTACTAAGGAGCTATAGTTTTGTTAGTTTACACATTAACTCCTAACTTtggttatatatatttttacacCATTCCAAAGTATTTATAATTTCTCGATTTTgttgtaaaatttaaattttgatatttaatcgatcaattattatttctaatagcaaaatgaaaataatacatGTAAGACTTACACaaaaattttctagggttttcacaaaaaatctTACCATTCTGTCAAATTAAACTTGAACATGAACGACAGAAAAATAGAGTACTGAAGGAAAAGTCTTATCATTCTGTCAAATTAAACTTGAACAGCTGGGCAAATTGGAGGTCCCTTTGCATGTAGGATACAGTTGAAAATACCAAACCCCATCATGGGTTGTGTCAGGTAATTTTATGGTCTTGGCTCTACTGGCGCGCAGGTAATGCAAATTGCAAATAAGCTCTGTGCCACAGGTGCCGACAGAAAGATCACTGGCAGAAAGATTTGAAGAGCTTGCCTTACAAATTGTTGACATGTTAGGGCATTCATGCTCCAACAAGATTCAAGAGTAGGTGAGCCGTGATCAGTTGACCGGCAAACAGCAACCATTGCTTGTATTTGGACGAAATGGTGTGTTTGCACAGTAAATTATTTGGAATAgtattttgtaaaaaatattgtaacatttttttaatataatatatgtaaaataaaaaaatagctaAAAAATATGCTAATAATACAAACGAATAAATTTTTGCTAATAAACCACCAACCAAAtaaatttttccttttgcagTAACTATTTCTCTTCCATCAAAAAATTAGAGCAGCATGTAAATATTATAGCATATAATTCCATTACTTTTTGATCCAATGGCTGACCAAGATTTAAGAAATTATTGCTAATGCAGGCTTCGTTTTTTGTCCCTTTGTCCCCCGGTTGACTTTTATGTCACTGGTGACTCAGCCTGGAAAGGGCTAGATTGACTAGGCATCTATCATTGAGAAACCAAATTGGTCACGATTAAAGTTTAGGGAGTATTTCCGCTTTGATAAACAATTTAGGGACTATTTTGGCCTTTTGCTTGTATTATAAATTCAATCTATGAGCATGACAAGAAAATAGGATAAGGGTTTATAATCTTTTCATAAGATAGATGCCATAGAGTGTGAATAACGAGTACAATTAACATTTCCTTGAGAATTATTTCAATTTTggtgacaaaattttaaaatttctctCAAAATAAACATGGATCTTAGTTATgtataaaattacaaaaattcacATCTTACTTTTTCATCTTACACATAAAATGTCAGTATTCTGATGAAATTATAATTAATCTAATATCTTCAACACAAGATAGGAGTTAAAACTAATCTTAATATAACTTAAAATCTCCAAACTCTAGTAAACAACCCCATACCTAAAGTTCTATAATATCAAACGTGTTTACATTATCCACATACGATTCTTTGTTTGTAATTTTGCCAAAGTTATACTTTTTGGCCAAATTCATAATCATacttttgaggaaaatttgaaCGTAACATGCGAATTTACAACATTCTATTActatacttatttattttttaattttttctagtAGGAAAGAGGTGAGATATAAGAAACGAAGAGAGAGAAGgggatttgaattcaaaatctttaaAGCTCAAGGTTTCAATATTAACCATTAGACCAAAACTTCATTTTGTGATTTCAATGCTAACTACAAGACCAAAACTTGATCAGTAGTATCATAATATTCAAATATAGTGTTGTATTTACTAAGGATCGCATATAGTATGAGCTACGTGTTTTGTTATTTTGCCAACGAATTTGGAGTAAGAAACCTGCTGGCATACTAAGCAAATTTCTGGAGGAATATTTACCGCAATTGACATCTATAAACCAAACAAAAAGACAACAGCCAAGACATGGAAATTAAAATTTGACcttctcaaaattttgaccTCATAAAATTTGAGCCAGGTTAAGACCCAGAAAATGGCATGCATGCCTTTAGGTCTCACCCCCCATGAAACCGAATAGTTTTCTATTCCccatttgtatatttcaacATTGAAACAGTGAAAGTCAAAAGAAGTGCTTAGAAATCTGACTGGTTTGCAGCCGTATCAGCATCCCTAATCTGTTTTGCAGGGTGTTAATGGGGCGGGCACCGGTGCGAGGGCGTACGTCTCTGTCTCAGTGATGATCAAGAAATGAAGTTTAATGGTGCAAATTTAGATCACAGCTAATGGTGCAAGTCAAATATTAATCGGATCAAAGTGATAGAATATCAAAGACTAGGTACTAAATTGTTACCAATAGAAGATTAAGATGCAAATGGTTGACACCTAAAACTTGCAGGGTGTAGGCTTTGCATTAACCCTTGTTGCATTACATTACTGGGAATGGGATGCGAGAACAAAGCAAAGTGCACaggaaaaagataaagaaattaCAAAAGCCCATAAAACAGGAATAACAAGTAGTCTGGAATGGGAATAATTGTAGGACACAGGATTCAGGCCCCGTACCAGCAATAGCATGTTATGAATTTAAAGAAGCAAATGCAAGCAGCTCTTCATTGCCTTGGAAGAAGTACATGTCTGTTGGATCTAGAGTAACAACGGCTTCAACTGCATCCCCATCCCTTATATCCCTCAAAAAGAAACGATTCTTGGCACCAGTTTGATTGGTATCACACACCATCACAGGCTTCCCAGATCCAAAATCAACATCGTAGAATGGAAATCCACACGAGCTGCTGCAGAGGTAAAATTGATCAAATCTCTCACTTGCAACTTCATGATCCGCCTTAGCACATTGAGAAGAGGGGATAGCATCCTTTGCCCCATCATTTCCTTTGTTGTACTCCTCGTGGAGCTtcagttttttgtttcttatctgATGAACCAAGTCTGAGAGTTTCATGTGGCTTTCTATTGTGGCTGAGACTGGAAAAGATGTTAAAAAGTTGCCAACTGAATCTTTTGGTAATGACAAATTGCCTCAGGGTTGAAAGGGTATTGGGTGGTAGTATCCCACTTAGCAGCAGGTCCCCCCTATAGGTACAtttgtcccacatcggggttggggttgggtttgggttgggaTATAAGTCCCTGGGAttgcctcaagagttgccggcttttgaggttaattctgggattaggtttataaaacaacaaaaagtctgattcaggctgttgaaaaaaaaaaaaaaatcttttggtAATGGAGGAACAGTTAAGCGTCGCAAGTTGACAGTGTTAGACAGCATGGATGGCTGGAAAGAACCCGAATTTGCTTTTGCTGCAGCCACAGCACACCTGAAAAGTAGTGCAGTCACAACTTCATATCGAGTAGGATTACAAACCCCTGATGAATTGACTGCGATATTCTTGAGTTCATCTATTTTGGCTGACTGGAACAAGAATCTCCTTGTGATGCAGCTTTCTGGTGGTTTTGGAGCTTTCAGCTCATTGTTGGATGAGCACTTACTATCCTCAATAGGTGGGAATAGAGAAGCACCATTGAACAGAGGAGTTGGAACATGATCATTCAGTGTACGAGCCATGGAAGACCAATCATTCATGAAATTGCACGTGGTTGATGCATCCATGACCTTGTGGGACGCGCACAGGGCTACTGCCACGCCTCCACAGTTGAAAAAGCTAACCTGAACGATCAATAGACTACATTCAGTAGGAATGACATCAGTGAAGAAAAGTCTAGGAAAAACAAGATCTTTCAAATGAGAGTTCTCTTGTTTGAGAATTTCAAGCATTGAACACTTGATTCGAGCTTCAGTAAGCTGAACTCCCATGTCATTGCAATCAacaaaactattattttttagCCTTCCAGCAAAGGGATAATAGTATGCCAGAGTCTTAGATAGCGAAGTTTGAAGCAGCTCAAATGTTTCAGTTTCAGTTAATGAAGATCTGTCCTTTCCCTCAGGATTATTGTCCGCAGGATAAAAGAAAGCCCAGGGAACATATCTAGTATGCACCATCTGGTCTTTGCGAGACAGCTTGTAGGATCTTAACGAAGGAGGGGTGGGAGAAAATGGTTTAATCAATCTTTCAGAAAGTATCTCTAGCAGAGAAGAATCCTTGAGGCTCATGATGCTTATTGTGTTTCTGATGCCTAATACTTCTTAATTGTTCTTGGTGGTTTCAGATATATATAGAAGGAAAATGGGAGCATCAAATTTGGACAAGGAGCTTTTGTACCGGTAATTGCCAGTTTCAATTGTAGGGTATACATATATGCACCAGCATAATTATTGTACACTCCAACCAAACAAATGTATACGCCGAGTCAACAACGTTCAAAGAGACAACAAATTTTATCATTCTTTGATAGTTTTGT of Coffea arabica cultivar ET-39 chromosome 5c, Coffea Arabica ET-39 HiFi, whole genome shotgun sequence contains these proteins:
- the LOC140007681 gene encoding diaboline synthase-like, whose product is MKLSDLVHQIRNKKLKLHEEYNKGNDGAKDAIPSSQCAKADHEVASERFDQFYLCSSSCGFPFYDVDFGSGKPVMVCDTNQTGAKNRFFLRDIRDGDAVEAVVTLDPTDMYFFQGNEELLAFASLNS
- the LOC113690673 gene encoding acyltransferase-like, translated to MSLKDSSLLEILSERLIKPFSPTPPSLRSYKLSRKDQMVHTRYVPWAFFYPADNNPEGKDRSSLTETETFELLQTSLSKTLAYYYPFAGRLKNNSFVDCNDMGVQLTEARIKCSMLEILKQENSHLKDLVFPRLFFTDVIPTECSLLIVQVSFFNCGGVAVALCASHKVMDASTTCNFMNDWSSMARTLNDHVPTPLFNGASLFPPIEDSKCSSNNELKAPKPPESCITRRFLFQSAKIDELKNIAVNSSGVCNPTRYEVVTALLFRCAVAAAKANSGSFQPSMLSNTVNLRRLTVPPLPKDFFFFFNSLNQTFCCFINLIPELTSKAGNS